Proteins encoded together in one Halorubellus sp. JP-L1 window:
- a CDS encoding TetR/AcrR family transcriptional regulator produces MSETESAAARSEAVQQIMRGTYEALCERGYADLRMVDIADRTDLSKSTLHYHFDSKHDLLLAFLEYLYEDFERELAAIAGDDPGERLRELVRTAYHDDDDGREELRVAILEIEAQAPYDDAFRDRLRRFDRLLHDVVRSNVEEGKETGRFRRDVDADAVATFVATALTGAHNRRVSLGVDTSDVETMLLDYLDERLVEDGSD; encoded by the coding sequence ATGAGCGAGACAGAGTCCGCGGCGGCGCGGTCGGAGGCGGTCCAGCAGATCATGCGCGGGACGTACGAGGCGCTGTGCGAGCGCGGGTACGCGGACCTGCGGATGGTCGACATCGCGGACCGCACGGACCTCTCGAAGTCGACGCTGCACTATCACTTCGACTCGAAGCACGACCTCCTCCTCGCGTTCCTCGAGTACCTCTACGAGGACTTCGAGCGCGAACTCGCAGCGATCGCCGGCGACGACCCCGGCGAGCGACTGCGCGAGCTCGTCCGGACGGCGTACCACGACGACGACGACGGCCGCGAGGAGCTCCGCGTCGCCATCCTCGAGATCGAGGCGCAGGCGCCGTACGACGACGCGTTCCGCGACCGCCTCCGGCGCTTCGACCGCCTGCTGCACGACGTCGTCCGGTCGAACGTCGAGGAGGGCAAGGAGACCGGGCGATTCCGGCGGGACGTGGACGCGGACGCGGTCGCGACGTTCGTCGCGACGGCACTGACGGGCGCACACAACCGGCGCGTCAGCCTCGGCGTCGACACGAGCGACGTCGAGACGATGTTGCTCGACTA